In Sesamum indicum cultivar Zhongzhi No. 13 linkage group LG1, S_indicum_v1.0, whole genome shotgun sequence, the sequence ATAAATTAGTTGCGTATAATCATAAGAGATGAccagaaatataaaattaacaaagcAAGTTTCTCGAGAAAATATTCATAGTAGGTCGAAAGAATCCATTGCGGTAGAGAAAGTTTGTTAATGTAGTTTTAGGATAAAGCATTGACTTATATGAGATGTTAATGATGGTTGGATACTAAAAGTATATTATGTCGACGGTTGTATGTAATGGTTATCCTAACTGGGGAGTagcatatattttaatgtatgCACTCAACTTTAAACTCTCTTCTGCTTGTTCCTTGCAATGGGGTATTGATGGATGCTTCCATTTTTGGGAATATTTTTGTAGCTTTCTTGTCATTTTGATCCAAAATGCTAACGGGTCTtttgcaaactttttaaaaccCAGGTACGATAAGCAAGCTGGGTTTTGGGGTGTGATGGGCCATCCTTGCCTTGGTATTATTATGGTGAGTTTTTTGCAGTGAAGGACAAGATTGTCCCCCTGCACAGTCTTtcagttatttttattatcaatctCATTCCTGAAAAGCGATACTTATGTGCATTACGAATTCACAAACAAATGCATTCAACGTGCAGCCGAATATCGAAGAATTCAATTATCCTTTGCCGGACAACTGCTCTGCTGGAAACACGGGGGTTTTTGTAAACGGGCGTGAACTTAACCAGAAAGACTTAGATTTGCTTGCTAGCAGAGGTCTTCCAATCACGAGAAACAGATCTTATCTGATTGAGATTACTGGGAAAGTCGTTGATGAGCAAACTGGGGAAGAACTGGACGGTCTAGGCAAACTTGCACCGACGTAAGTATTTGTCACTTGGTACAAGAAATCACTTCTGCAACTACTGCTTTTAACCGGTTCTTAGGTTTCTGATGAATTTGTCTTCATATCATCTCTTTCCCGTTCATCTTACTTCATTTCTCCTTATTCTAGTTTTATGTGAAGTTTCCTCCAGTCATCACCGGCTGCATTATCCGGTGGCAAACttactatatatgtataaacaaCTATAAACTTAAATTGCGAAACCATAGAATATTTCTTGTCAACCATAAACCAAAATCCTTGGAGAAATTCTAATGATTGTTGCTACTTGAACAGGGTGGAGAGGGCTAAGCATGGATTCGGCATGAAAGTTCCGAGATTCATTGCTCAGTCGCAGAGTTAGACGCAGATTGCTTCAGACTTCTCAACCTTTTTCACACGATGAATTTTGGTTCGTCTCTTGCATGCCATCACAAACTCTTATTTGTTCATTCTTATTCAGAAATCGGAAGAATTTATCGTTCTTAAGTTAGTAATGatcattatttcttttgtgtATATCCATTGTTGTTTCTGCTTTTGGTAGCAGCACCTCAGTCAGGATTGTGACTACTGCTTTGCTAGTGTTTTGGTTCGAATCAATTTGTAATGGTTTCTGTTGAGTCATGAAATAACTATGAGTCGAACCGGTTCGAGGTCATATCGGTCCGAATATGACGGTACCTTAGTAAATAAGACATGTTTGGCTCGATGGGAGCTTCTCAACAAAGATCCTTCAATAATGAGTGTGTTTGGTTGGGGGTGTAAAATAGAGGAAtaagaaaagtgaaagtaaAAATGGATGTATAAGAGATAATCTTGTGTTTGGTTAGGAGGAAGAAATGGAAGTGAAGTAAAACACGATTTATATGAAACTGTTTTGgagttcaattttgttttcatccaaaattggGTAGAAAAGTGGAAGTATAAgaccaaaaagataaaaaaaaaaaaagtatgacttttacttttatttactctattattcatatgtatatctatatataatttctctaCATTGAAGTCAACAATCAGGTAAACAATtttgttagtaattttatttatttaagctaaatagtttagaataaagaacaatactcattttgataaatactttattaatgaaaaatgttcttattcttattcaataaatatttttattaataagattttttaaaatttttgatatactaaaattatatttgtataatattaatttatttattttctgataCAAAGTGAAAGAAGggtaatcaataaaattataagagttagtattttcttctcaatctgtTTTTCTCGTACTAAACAAGGGCaagtatttgagatttactCCCCTCTCAATCATACCAAACAacttaaagaatttttttttttttttctattctcCTTcccctttcattttcttttttctctcaccTGGACTAAACGAACCCTTCAATTAGTCAGAGTATTGAGTTCAAATAGTCCAAAAGCtataatatagtaaataagCACAATCCAAAATCATACACTCATTATGATGGTCTGATGGATATGTAAGACTCCAAtgctatgtttgttttcattttcaaattatctccgaaacaaatcaaaacatactcaatgtttgacatcattcaaaaacaccttatttaggtgttttaaactgttttagtataaatacatacgtatatatatacacatacatatacataaatatatataaaaaaacacatgatTTGACTACGAATTgataatgaatagtaatttttgtctcccaaaacacaacattaaacatacaatacttattttaaattatcttaaaaaataaatccaaacatacatactatctctagcacacacttatttatctttgtttttctctctctatctccataaaacacaacaaaacacttaaaaaacgaatccaaatATTACGCAAATGTATGCATTCATGTGGCAGAATTCCAGTATTCCATTTGTCCTTAGATCAATGATTTGTGACCAATGTTCATGGGTCCGTTCGATCAAATTCGATGTAAAAACTTGGAtcccaattatatttttggcaACCCTACAGATTGTGAAGCTATTAACTTCATTTTGCTTACGCCTGGAAAACTAATCAAAAGAAGTTGGTTTGAATTTAGATTTGTTAAacatacaaacaaaaaattttgttcGATAAGCTTttaaacttgactcaaactcgattgaataattgaaaaataataaaatatatttaaaaatatcaaattattcaaatttgatctatatttgattaaattaaaacccGTATgagctcaattaaattaataattaaatcaaatcaaaatgcaaattttcaatccggataataattcaaataaatttgaataattacgtGCTCCAGTCAGTTGTAATTCAAGTGTTAGGTAGCAGAGTGATTACACAACATTTTGGTTTGATGCCGGTGTGAAGCAATTTGCAAAGAAAGCTTGCCTAATAGATCCTGATATTCCAACTGCAAAAACCCGGAAAAAGCCAAAATGGATCGGGCTCAAAGGTCCTGTCCATTTCGATATAAGATCCACTTTTTGCCAATTGGTCCAGTTAAGTTCGACCCGGCTCAATGTAGGTTGCTGCCTTGCAACTCTAAAATGGGTTTGAATTTGGATCCAAGAAAACATCTCATTAGAAATGGGGATCATACGACATGGGAATAATTTCAGGGGCCATCtcctaatatttgatttaattgtacgtaaaacttttataattttaaaaaattatttttaatatttataaagtttatttttaatttttattaattatttatgaaatttgttgctgttaatataaaaattgaataaaattgcatatttattGATTCATCATAATCTAttacatatcaaataaatttttgaataaaaagttgaagcaatttcatatgatatttcaaatgagcaaattaccccttataaagaaaatagcaatttattctcctatatttttttaaaatacaacaatttactgatgtgttttttaaaatgaagcaatttacttaATAGAgtggtaaattgcttcatttaaaaaaaaaacacaagagggtaaattgcaacattttaaaaaatacaaaagaataaattattatttttttattaaaaaataatttacttatttataatattatatgggataaattgatttaaatctaatatttttaataataaaactacCCTTTTACATACGTGATGTATTGTCgagaaaagatttatttgaataatgttgcGGCCCATTCTCAGAAGTGGTTAGCAACATAAGAACTCTCAACGATTTGGAGGAAGGAGGAGGTGCTAATTTTGacaatgatgaaaattgaaagagagaaaggGGTGGGGAACGGCTGAAGCGGTGCTACCTGAGCCCTCTCTGTTTGTTGGTTAAATCCCGAATGGAGCTTCAGCTTATCACGTAAACCACTTATCTCCAAGAACTGTAGAAGCAGTAAGAAAGAAAACTCAATGCAATCAAAATGtaaagagagagaaggaaataggaaaaagattCAAAAAACCCATCTTTCAAAGACTGCACATTACTGGAAATAGAGCTCAGAATCAGCGCCAATGGTGAAGAAAATGTTTTACAATTGGAAATCTTGGTGGACGGCACATCGCAACCGCAATTACTTTGTTTTCAAGTTGGCGGTCTCAGTTCTTGTTGTGGGTATTGCATTTAGGCTTCTCTACGGTAGATCCTTGGAAATTTCTCCAGTTTCAGACAACCCTTTTCTTGAAACCACTCAGATTTCAATACCGCCTGTTGTTTCAGTCAATTCTCAAGAAGAAAATGCTCATCAGATTGCTCTACAAGGTCAGATCTTTCTTatcctttgttttcttttttttctgtgTGTATGGTGAAAATGTAATAGAAACTCTGATGAGGTGCTGCAGCATGAGAAAGCAAGATTTTTGGTTCAATGTTGTTTGAGATAAGTGTAGGCAGTTGGAATgtgatgtatttttttttgtccagGTATTGTTTATTGGATTGAGAATGTGTTGGGATTTTGGTctgattaaaataatagtaaatgaTGGTTTCTGGTTTCATAGCTTTGTGTGCAGATGGATTAATTAATGGTGATATACATTTGTTTTACAGGTTATGGTAAAACATCCAGTGAGAATGGAAAAAAATGTGATCTTTTTACTGGGAATTGGATTCCTAATGCGGCAGGACCAATTTACACGAATAATAGTTGTAGTTTTATTGAAGAACACCAGAATTGTTTGAAGAATGGACGACCGGACACTCGTTATCTCTACTGGAGATGGAAGCCCCGTGGTTGTGATTTGCCTCGTTTTGATCCCGGCAGGTTTCTTGATTTAATGAGGAACAAAAGCTGGGCATTGATTGGCGATTCGATATCGCGAAACCATGTCCAATCGTTGCTTTGTATGCTGTCTACGGTAAAACTGGATAAACTTGCTCGCatgatttgtttgaattatatGATACCCTACATGTTGttagatatttatttaatgattaaaGCTGTTATTCTAATACTTACACGAACTCTAGGTAAATGATGTTCCAAATGTGAGGCTTTCCTCCTGTATAGGGACTAGGGTGTGAACACACTTGGTTTGAGCAAGAATTTTCTCCAGGTTGAAAAGGCTGACAAATGAACTGGAAACCAGCTTTAAGTGTACCTGTATATTCATGGTACTTGTTTTGCGTGTTTTAGATCAACCCATAGGCCATATGGATATTTAACAGCAAATGGTTGAAAGCAGTGCAAACCCTGTTTCTTGATTGTTGAATATGAGGGAGATTTGTTTGCTTACCTGCCTTTATTTGACTTCGTGTTCCTCGAAATGGGTTTTGGCTATTCAGTATCAGTTCTGTTCCGGACAGCAAAGTGAAAAATGAACAAGGAttccaaaaatttacatttttccaCTATTCTTGAAGTAGAAGTGTATAACTCATTCGTAGTTACTTCGCGTGGTTACTAGTAACTGTGTCTGGGAGTAGTTCCATCCATACTTTGGTTGTAAGCTTTTGGAGGTCATTGCTCATTCAACTATAATCTAATGTTATCTTCAATTTTCCTTTGCGATATTGATGAGGTATGTTcatatatgcatttttatgTTCCTAGCATCTGTTGTTCTTTTTACGTTTTTGGTTTTGGTACAACTGCATCTAGTCTTCATGTCATTTTTCTTAGGCCCGTATTCATTCAGGTAAATGCCGGATTATAAACTAGTGTAGAGACCAAGAATGTTTTCAAGGTCACAGACAACCTAAAACTAGGCTAATTTGCTCCTCAGGTTGAACAAGCTGTTGAAGTTTACCACGACGAGAATTACAAATTCCGACGATGGGTCTTCCCCTCGCACAATTTCACTGTTTCAGTCATTTGGTCCCCTTTCCTTGCTGAAGCGGCCATTTTTGAAGATATGAACGGAGTTTCCTCATCCGAAATTGAACTGCAGCTAGACAGACTCGATAAGAATTGGACTGAGCAGTACAAGAATTGGGATTACATGATCTTTTCCAGTGGAAAATGGTTTGTTAAAGCTGCCATTTACTATGAGAACAATACCATATTGGGTTGCCACTACTGCCCCAAACTGAACGTTACAGAGCTGGGAATCGAGTTTGCTTACCGCACAGTCATTCGGAATGTGTTCAAATACATCATTGCATCAAAACACAAGGGGATGATCTTTTACAGGACCTCCACACCGGATCATTTTGAAAACGGCGAATGGTTCAGCGGTGGAGTTTGTGAAAGAAAAGTACCAGCAAAGGAAGGTGAATTCAAGTTGAATGAGTTGAACAAGATTCTCCGCGCTGTAGAACTGGAGGAGTTTGAGAAGGCATCATCAAAAGCATCTGAAAATGGGGTAACTCTTAAGCTTTTCGATGTTAATCCTCTTTCGTTATTGCGGCCTGACGGGCACCCGGGCCCGTATCGATTTTTCCAACCATTTGCCAAAGATAAGAATGCAAAGGTCATCATTGACTGTCTGCATTGGTGCCTGCCCGGCCCCATAGATTCTTGGAATGATCTCTTGATGGAAATGATAAAGAGTAGTTGAGATAGAACTCTACCTTGCATTTCTTGAGCAAATGgaagatgaaattttaaagTCTATGCATGTGAATTTTAGGGTTCATGCGTAACACGAACGTCCTTCGTTTTTTGCGAGTTGATTAATTTTGGAGGGAGACGATACGCTTATATTCTTTTCATCGGCAGAACAATTCAAACGGATCTCCTCGTACTCGCTTGTCATTATGGTGACATATATGGTTTAGATTATCTGTTTTACTGTACTTGAGATCAACTGACATCTGAATCCGAGTAATGTTAAATAGGCCAAGAATCAGATGACTCTGCTCTTTCTGGGCAGTTGTTCTTTGTTTGATgttaagaaattgaaatgtgCTTTGCTGGAACAGTGGTGCTGGAAGGACAGTTTTTGTGAACTTCACCACAAGTACTTATATTCACTACCTATCTGCTGGAAAGACTCTTCCTCAGGCCAACGCAGAAATACCATCTCCTGTATAAAAATAGCAACACTCCTAAAGATTTGGACATGGAGAATTGGTGCAATTTgggaaaaaattatcatagcCACTCAATAATAAGTTggcatttatttaataaataaaaatagtgaTGTATATCTATAAATTGGATAATTTACAACGGTTTCTCTTAAGATTTGTCTACGAATATTCCATCGTTGTTTgggaaaattatcaatacttatcatgtttgatgaaattacgCAATTTTTGGATAGAGCCCTGAATTTGTCAACTTTAccattcttctatttttttcttcttcttttgaaagaatttgaaaatttgaaaaaaagaaaaaaccagtgatgatggaaaattttaaaaaattgtaaaaagaaggtccacttagttcataaaaagatttcaacaagtttttaaaaatatataaaattataatttatggtaCACATGGGTATTTTTGTCacttcactaaaaaaaatggatagaaACCTAATTGATTGGCTAGTAATTAGatgattattaaaacaaggggtatttatatttagggttaattacatttaaacaatacgaaattacacttttcttaaaaaagttttcaaattacacttataattccttaaaaaattctccatttacacCTGACCCCCTTTTGTTAAAgtttggacaaaaatattgaaattagcaaaaaatatatataaatttttaattttgtctctcatttaacattcccacatatgtttttgtaattataaagggataaatgcaatatatatatatatatatatatatttggagtgcggttaacattattataatttttttcttggaagtacaaaattattacacgaAAGTATTAAATAcggggtaaaattaaaaatttatataattcttttgctAATGTAAGCATTTTTTGTCCGAACCATAACAAGAGGGGATCaagtgtaaaaaataaatttttggaggaaacgtaagtataatttcaaaacttttttgaGGGTGTAATTTGGCTGTTTTAGAAGAAGTCTAATTAACCcttgtaattatgttaaatataaaaaaaacacatcgtaatttatccaaaataataataataataataacctTTGAATGTTGTGTTGTTTAGGATAATAAATGAAACCTACCCTCTTTCTTTTTGCAGCCTCTCTATATGTATAGGTCATAAATAACAAGAGTTATGTGCATTCATTTCAGTATAATcataaaagtttgaatatGATCTGAGgttgattttttgtgaaaCACTTACGTAATTTTGATCAAACGGCTGCAATGAATTTGTATGTACTCGAGTTTTCGTCGGTATAATTTGATGATAATGCGTTGATTCAAAACTTATTacgattaaaaaaattatgtaagaaAACTTTTTCgtcatttcaaaatatttatatatagtttttcacATACGGATAGTGTTTGAAAAAACATACCTATATACATCCCCAATCAATTATTGTTTGGACCACTTTGTTAGTGAATTTTGTTCCTATGTATCTCATCATTCGGACCAAACCACAATAGAGTGGGAAAAAAAACGTATAATGAAATGattgtaaaatttgaactaaggAAAgtcttcaaaaaattgaaatttctaacacatcaatttttgttattaataatagtaaattataacgagctcctttaatactttttattattataaatatataattattacttaaaaattataaatactttttaaaattaatagttgtctaataaatactcctcaaattaatagttatttaacaaatattttttaatattagccTATTATAAaggtatttgttaaatgatcgttaattttaagataatatttataattttttaaatgagagtatatttataattttgtatatttttttaaaaaattctttataatttacctttttaataaatttgatttgactaGTTCTTAGTTGCTAACATTTCAACGCCGTGTATGTTCTGcaggaaaatattataaatgtatcAAGACGTATATCTTTGTATGAAAAAGATTGaattgttttaaatatatacttactttttttatttagatttttttgttaatatcagtcaatttagtgaattttgactaacgaattTTTATCagatagaaacaaacttcaagaatattaaatgtaatttttcaaattataaaggatctacgtgtaattaaataaatacagtaGGGGattgtaattatccaaattaTCTTTAGTTTCtcctatttttattcaacCTTACTTTTGTGAAAGGTAGAGCAAAAGaagataaagaagaaaaggcaGAAAGGAAATGGAGAAAACAGTAATGAAGAGACAGTCATCAGAGAGTGGGAAGAAGCAGCGTCTACTATGGGACTGCGGCAGCTCTCTCTACGACTCCTTCGAGCTAAAGGCGTTTGAAAGGGAACTCGACTCCGCCATAGCTACATCACGAAGTTTGTCGATGCCCCACTTGCCCGACTGCAGCCGCCTTGCTCCGCCCCCACCGCCGCCGTCGAACAAGAAACCCTCCTCGAAGATATCGCGGTCTCTGCACAGGCTCATCCGATCGGTTTTCAGGCACAGGAACGACAATAGTACGAAGGCGAACACAAGTTTTGGAGGAGGATTTGTGCAGAGAGAAGGATGTAATTATGTCGTTCGTGATAGGCCTGTTGCGCTTTCTACGATCCCGGAAGGTCCGGAGTTCGATGGGCTGTCGCCGGAAATCAGGTCTTTGGTCTTGAGAACAGCATCTCATAGATTTACTTCTTCCGCTTCTATTGGTATTTATTGTGCTTAATTATCatacatatatgcatatatgtatGCATCGAGATGGTAGTTTAAGTGGAACGAGCAGGGCTTCGTCGTAAAGtatattatgaaattgaataaatgtttatgatacatatatgtatgtatgtatatatgcatcGAGATAATAGTTTAAGTGGAACGAGCAGTGCTTTGTCgtaaaataaatgtgatttgttACGAATTTNNNNNNNNNNACGAATCCATTTTGCATATTAATGAATCGTAAGACTCGTTTGTTCTTTTAGACAgtaattattacttaaatcAAACATTCAAATGATTAGTACGTTTCTTGCCGATATGATTCAAAGTTGATGCAGTCACGATGGGACGTGTATAGGTATTcctcataaaatatatttgttatgctgatgtataatttaaaagaatatatcaattacacgataaatatacatatttatgttttgttgGTTAAATTTCAACGTTCGTGatctaatttgaataagaatttatcgttctttttttatttttaaggggAAGCAACTTAATTTGTGAATAGTATAGGTGGAATCATTGGTGTTTTCTTAGTTAGTTGAGTTAATTTGGGTgtgtaaaatatatgataatggGAGTTTTTGAGGGTTGAGGGATAGGAAAAGTAGTGATTTCCTTTGGTGGAAGGAAACCAATATATGGTTCCTGGTATTAAATGGGACAATTCTTCCgtttatttagtataaaacATTTATTACCCGACATACAGTTTCCTACTGTCTGTCTACTCATCACTGATCAGATTGTCAGGtccatatttcaaaattactgATGCCACCAATTTCCTGAcacaatatttgaaatttttaccagatttgaaataattataaattgaatttttgtagcttaaaaaattatatttaatatttttaaaggttgtgtttatttaataaataaatttttttattattcaaaattcatcaaatttgttaaattactaaacaaaaatcaatgaaatttatatttaatctcaaTTGATttgttactgacttattgtaggttaaacaaatttttttattatccaAATGcctttatacatcttcacacgttaatcCATGtgattagttatattttttaaacttataaggagagtttagttagaaaaaatttgtttgaaatgCAAtgaatcagtaataagtcgaTTGAGggcaatatcaattttcattcaatttttttttcttttttgttaagattaacaaatttggtgaattgtGACTAAATGAaggacctatttgttagatgaaaacaaatcGCAAGAGTACTAAAAgtcatttttcaaactataaagaTTCTACATATATGTAATACACCAAACATCAAGAGAAGGcattgtaattatcccaaaaacaTATGACATTGTACTACCTTGCAATTTGGTGTAACGAGACGTCGACCTCTAGTGATCTGGGAAATGACATCTAGTACCcatgatgtttgtttttactaacaaatagatcattttgttaattaagattcaccaaatttgctaatattagtaaaaaaatattaaataaaattgcatattgAACCCCCGGTTCTTTAACACCGACTTATTGCacgttaaaaaaaaaattttggtcaaattacGGTTATATATCTGCATACGCTAATGTATATGAGGAAGTATATCTCAActtttataagggtagtttggtcagaaaaaaaattatctaccatgcaataagttaataataagtctATCGAGGATATATATACTTTCACTcgattttattgataatatcaacaaattcaataagtttttattaatagagGGATCTGATTATGAGATGGAAACAAACGttagaataatttttcaaaatacaacgagtttaagtgtaattatatcaaactttaggGGAGGAgattgtaattatcttatgaGATTAAATAATGTGTAATCTTAGCATAGTCAAATCAGATGAAAATTTGAGCGTGGAATTCCAGGGATAAGTAATTTACTTAGTTGGATTGGACCAGATATCTAACTCAATACAATTTAAtgactttttactttttaaaatgccaatccaaaataataagattaagCAAATGATTGATGATAGGATTAACTATCCCACAAAACCCACCGGccgaaaataaattttttaaggcCTAATTTATCcccaatcttatttttattttgggtgttttgaaaacttaataaaaaaaaataattaaaatctaaaattgctaattgaaaaatttatatatatattttttccaatgaCCATTTTGTCttattaagggataatttgatatttcatagtgtttttttcaaatgaatgGCATGTTAGtaaatttaagataaaattatgacATTAATTCAATACTTGAGTAGTCACCCCATTTCTAGCTAATGTAAAAACATCATTGTGTCAATGCCTATTACATTACTGCCCTCCACTGCTCCACTTGTATTTCTTAAACTATGTGATATTTTCAGACCAAAACATACGATTTGCTAAACTATGTGATATTCTTTGGCCCATGCTTTGATGGAAACTGATGGACTGTGTAGAAGCCCTAAATAGTCCAAAATGGGCCTAACATGTACACTTAATTATAGACTGATACAATGTATCGGAGCCCATAAatctttttccaaataaatatagtCACTAATGCGATTTTAATTCTCAAACAATTTaagaatgcaattttaatcctcaAAGTTTACTTTTTGGGTTCTTTTGGTCtttccattaatttttttattaaatttaatgaaaattttatttaaaagtaaaaaaaattacaatattccTCCCATTTTGCGaggaaaatagtaattttttttattttaaataaaattcttgttAAGTTTAACGAAAATTAATGacaaattaaaagtattaaaaaaataaaaattttaag encodes:
- the LOC105158597 gene encoding protein trichome birefringence-like 23, whose product is MVKKMFYNWKSWWTAHRNRNYFVFKLAVSVLVVGIAFRLLYGRSLEISPVSDNPFLETTQISIPPVVSVNSQEENAHQIALQGYGKTSSENGKKCDLFTGNWIPNAAGPIYTNNSCSFIEEHQNCLKNGRPDTRYLYWRWKPRGCDLPRFDPGRFLDLMRNKSWALIGDSISRNHVQSLLCMLSTVEQAVEVYHDENYKFRRWVFPSHNFTVSVIWSPFLAEAAIFEDMNGVSSSEIELQLDRLDKNWTEQYKNWDYMIFSSGKWFVKAAIYYENNTILGCHYCPKLNVTELGIEFAYRTVIRNVFKYIIASKHKGMIFYRTSTPDHFENGEWFSGGVCERKVPAKEGEFKLNELNKILRAVELEEFEKASSKASENGVTLKLFDVNPLSLLRPDGHPGPYRFFQPFAKDKNAKVIIDCLHWCLPGPIDSWNDLLMEMIKSS
- the LOC105158604 gene encoding uncharacterized protein LOC105158604, whose amino-acid sequence is MEKTVMKRQSSESGKKQRLLWDCGSSLYDSFELKAFERELDSAIATSRSLSMPHLPDCSRLAPPPPPPSNKKPSSKISRSLHRLIRSVFRHRNDNSTKANTSFGGGFVQREGCNYVVRDRPVALSTIPEGPEFDGLSPEIRSLVLRTASHRFTSSASIGIYCA